The Daucus carota subsp. sativus chromosome 2, DH1 v3.0, whole genome shotgun sequence genome includes a window with the following:
- the LOC108208252 gene encoding ethylene-responsive transcription factor ERF027 produces MADPINAATKNIDQNQPPIHIVPQDQILSTRNQSTPTCDTKSPTKPKSIMPTSSSAGSASRPATGKHPVYRGIRSRSGKWVSEIREPRKTTRIWLGTFQTPEMAAAAYDVAALALKGSEAVINFPNHVHWYPVPGSASPTAIRNAAGAAAALIGSESAERSLVSAAEVEYSRASNVCTEMGDHEFIDEEALFDPNLLADMAEGMLMTPPRLNSPPQQNSPPDYYDSLWGHF; encoded by the coding sequence ATGGCTGACCCTATAAATGCGGCCACGAAAAACATTGACCAAAATCAACCTCCTATTCACATTGTGCCGCAAGACCAAATTCTGAGTACTAGAAATCAATCCACCCCCACGTGTGACACTAAGTCCCCTACTAAGCCCAAATCCATCATGCCGACTAGCTCCTCTGCTGGCTCGGCCAGCCGTCCGGCGACCGGGAAACACCCTGTTTATCGCGGGATCCGAAGCCGAAGCGGCAAGTGGGTGTCGGAGATTCGCGAGCCACGCAAGACCACCCGAATATGGCTCGGTACCTTCCAGACACCCGAGATGGCTGCTGCGGCGTATGATGTGGCCGCGTTGGCGCTCAAAGGGAGTGAAGCTGTTATTAATTTTCCTAATCATGTTCACTGGTATCCTGTCCCGGGGTCTGCCTCCCCCACCGCGATACGAAACGCGGCGGGAGCTGCAGCGGCTTTGATCGGCTCAGAGAGTGCCGAGAGGTCTTTGGTCTCCGCGGCTGAGGTTGAGTACAGTAGAGCGAGTAATGTGTGTACGGAAATGGGGGATCATGAGTTTATTGATGAGGAGGCATTGTTTGACCCTAATTTGCTTGCGGATATGGCAGAGGGAATGTTAATGACTCCACCGAGACTCAATTCTCCCCCACAACAAAACTCCCCGCCTGATTATTATGATTCGCTATGGGGTCATTTTTAA